The following proteins come from a genomic window of Ferviditalea candida:
- a CDS encoding helix-turn-helix domain-containing protein, protein MRIVANRDIFTKSRILKGLSQRELARQSGLSHGYISLIERGNKSIGPKAAKKVSEILDKNVEELFIIE, encoded by the coding sequence ATGAGAATTGTCGCCAACAGAGACATTTTTACAAAATCGCGGATCTTGAAAGGATTGTCTCAACGAGAGCTGGCCAGGCAATCCGGCTTGAGTCACGGATATATCAGTCTTATCGAGAGAGGCAATAAATCCATCGGACCGAAAGCAGCCAAAAAAGTGAGTGAAATTTTGGATAAGAATGTGGAGGAATTGTTTATCATCGAATAA
- a CDS encoding metallophosphoesterase family protein — protein MIPFRFLHAADLHLDSPFRGIADLPAIVRDRIKESTFLALDRLVRIALQERVDFVVISGDVYDLEDRSLRAQVRFQRAVERLAERGVQVFVIHGNHDPENGARAHLSWPEQVVFFGSDGVSMVPAVNRQGRTLAHVYGISYAASAVTDNLARGFTLQEKQSRGREGIYNIGLLHTNVDGDPGHDNYAPCTKQELIRAGIDYWALGHIHSRRVLHDNPLIVYPGNLQGRNIKETDAKGCFVVDVSDGGGTSLTFHAVDDLRWFKEDVDIQGLESEQQLKDRIEQRMDGLLRSSEGRPCIVRFTLTGRSPLYRSIQHSGLLQELQAEWRDRQRELAEQGEEGFIWIESIEDRSGPLVDLALLENQEGFLGEMLRQTTRLLKDERLLEEFFRKAVKPISGNPRIARYLHTTGETEWKQWLEAAREIAVEAFADRKGWGE, from the coding sequence GTGATTCCCTTTCGTTTTTTGCATGCGGCGGATCTTCATCTGGACAGTCCGTTTCGCGGCATTGCGGATTTGCCCGCAATCGTTCGCGATCGAATCAAGGAATCGACGTTTCTGGCGTTGGACCGTCTTGTCCGGATCGCTTTGCAGGAGAGGGTGGATTTTGTGGTCATCAGCGGAGACGTGTACGATCTTGAGGACCGTTCGCTCAGAGCCCAGGTACGTTTTCAGCGGGCTGTGGAAAGGCTGGCTGAGCGCGGAGTGCAGGTTTTTGTCATCCACGGCAACCACGACCCGGAGAACGGAGCCAGAGCCCATTTGAGCTGGCCCGAACAGGTTGTTTTTTTCGGCTCCGACGGGGTTTCCATGGTTCCCGCCGTGAACCGGCAGGGCCGGACGCTCGCGCATGTGTACGGCATTTCTTACGCCGCCTCGGCAGTGACGGACAATCTTGCCCGCGGGTTTACGCTGCAGGAGAAGCAATCCCGAGGGCGGGAAGGGATATATAATATCGGCCTGCTGCATACGAACGTGGATGGTGATCCCGGCCATGACAACTATGCGCCTTGCACGAAGCAGGAATTGATCCGAGCCGGCATCGATTATTGGGCGCTCGGCCATATTCATTCCCGCCGCGTGCTTCATGACAATCCCCTGATTGTTTACCCGGGGAACCTGCAGGGCAGAAACATCAAGGAAACGGACGCGAAGGGCTGCTTTGTCGTCGATGTGTCGGACGGGGGCGGGACAAGCCTGACCTTTCATGCCGTCGATGACCTGCGCTGGTTCAAAGAGGACGTGGATATTCAGGGGTTGGAAAGCGAGCAGCAGCTGAAGGATCGGATTGAACAGCGGATGGACGGCTTGCTGCGGAGCTCGGAAGGCCGGCCTTGCATCGTTCGCTTCACGCTGACCGGCAGAAGCCCGTTGTACCGAAGCATACAGCACAGCGGCCTGCTGCAGGAGCTGCAGGCCGAATGGCGTGACCGCCAGCGGGAGCTGGCGGAGCAGGGGGAGGAAGGGTTTATCTGGATCGAATCAATTGAGGATCGTTCCGGACCGCTAGTGGATCTTGCGCTGCTGGAAAATCAAGAGGGCTTTCTCGGTGAAATGCTCAGACAGACGACGCGTTTGCTGAAGGATGAACGGCTTTTGGAGGAATTTTTCCGAAAAGCGGTGAAGCCGATTTCGGGCAATCCGAGAATCGCCAGATATCTTCATACGACCGGCGAAACCGAATGGAAGCAATGGCTGGAGGCGGCCAGAGAAATCGCAGTGGAGGCATTTGCGGATAGGAAGGGGTGGGGAGAATGA
- a CDS encoding AAA family ATPase, whose amino-acid sequence MRFRTIHLQGFGIHASRTFELNSEAPIVLFYGGNEAGKSTVMGFVRSVLFGFASRGNLPERYEPVRGGLHGGYLIVEDGQGNAIRVERTAQGEGNAPGAPAAGMLRLFREDGSRESEEVLRSLMGGISLELYRNLFAFGLSELQEIRTLTSDEIGSFLYSTGMGVKAATVLEAERKLAQRMESLYKPRGSRQEINLLLKQIEQGETELRRSKEQQSRYNRWLEETERLDKRIEAERLQLARSREAAEWLDKCLQARQPWIRMKEIEGELAELPTFDVFPESATERYEAMIKDKERLLAEMNGKQLRIRQMEAELEHTAADDLLAGHAERIERLAEQTGVYLENKRSMVELEAEIRHAGEQIAHLLRLVGEHWNEQTLERFPLSVQRREQIRAFRERFARAERELAESENEVRRLEQSANQLDRSIEAKEQAYAQSRRLPGQGEGTGLKDMDAEALQALWVKLRREYEQYRQLAARLEFQQLRLQDLGLDAKPKADQPQKRASRNRSSPEWAASNGQKVALSPLSRLWPAGIVLNLLLPLLLWYPADQPLAAAAGFFLLAGLNGMAWMRRRMDVQEEQRLKRAAMSVRKETEELQGRLPALKQQLTYLLNELVDRREAAAALNAESVEKESAWDELLSLELADRLMEKLEQAVEVRKRRQAEWDRLTAELRELYDSRRSLEEQHAAARNEWSRRLGNDGELHAEWRCWMEERQLSADLTPEAVLDMIRYAEQASQLLQQKRKNEERLAFLLRQNEDFEQECALLPGHAAAADPAVHVKRAKEKLLEARRRREHEARLREQLGELAGERDSLRAALDLAEERIGGLWTEAGASDEEEFLRRARQFGRFMELQREYRGRHVLLETIAGEKRKEELISALRETDLNALEQRIAEIKEQIGAAENRLHHLHDQRGALRSEMEQLEAGRDHADKLQASRERDAGLQQLTARWAVYAMCAELFRHTKEIYEKEKQPKVLQKASEYFQLMTGGKYRRVLAPIGTKEILAERADGERLDASFLSRGTAEQLYLSMRFAIADVYADKTSIPVLMDDIFVNFDPVRLGNASAVLGKAAERHQILLFTCHPHVREAVAERHPECQVLEV is encoded by the coding sequence ATGAGATTTCGCACGATCCACCTGCAGGGCTTCGGCATTCACGCCTCGCGGACTTTTGAGCTCAACAGCGAGGCGCCGATCGTGTTGTTCTATGGGGGCAACGAAGCCGGCAAAAGCACGGTGATGGGTTTTGTCCGCTCCGTACTGTTCGGCTTTGCCTCGCGCGGCAACCTGCCTGAGCGTTACGAGCCCGTGCGCGGAGGTCTTCACGGGGGCTATTTGATTGTGGAGGATGGACAGGGCAACGCGATCAGGGTGGAACGGACCGCGCAAGGGGAAGGAAACGCCCCCGGAGCTCCGGCGGCAGGCATGCTCAGGCTGTTCCGTGAGGACGGCTCCCGGGAATCGGAAGAGGTTTTGCGGAGCCTGATGGGCGGTATTTCACTGGAGCTTTATCGCAATTTGTTCGCCTTCGGCTTGAGTGAGCTGCAGGAAATCCGGACGCTGACTTCAGACGAAATCGGAAGCTTCCTGTACAGCACGGGGATGGGCGTGAAGGCGGCCACCGTGCTTGAGGCGGAACGCAAGCTGGCCCAGCGGATGGAATCGCTGTACAAGCCGCGGGGGAGCAGGCAGGAAATCAATCTCTTGCTGAAGCAAATCGAGCAGGGGGAGACGGAGCTTCGGCGGAGCAAGGAGCAGCAGAGCAGGTATAACCGCTGGCTGGAGGAAACGGAAAGGCTGGACAAGCGGATTGAAGCTGAGAGACTGCAGTTGGCGCGATCGCGGGAAGCGGCGGAGTGGCTGGACAAATGCCTGCAGGCGCGGCAGCCATGGATCCGGATGAAGGAAATCGAAGGAGAACTGGCCGAGCTGCCGACGTTTGACGTGTTTCCCGAGTCGGCGACGGAACGGTATGAGGCGATGATCAAGGACAAGGAAAGGCTGTTAGCGGAAATGAACGGCAAGCAGCTGCGCATCCGGCAGATGGAAGCGGAGCTGGAGCATACTGCGGCCGATGATCTGCTTGCCGGGCATGCGGAACGGATCGAACGGCTGGCGGAACAAACCGGCGTCTATCTGGAAAACAAGCGCAGCATGGTTGAGCTGGAGGCCGAAATCCGTCATGCCGGGGAGCAAATTGCCCATCTGCTTCGGCTTGTTGGCGAGCATTGGAATGAGCAGACGCTGGAGCGCTTCCCGTTATCGGTGCAGCGGCGGGAGCAAATTCGCGCTTTCCGGGAACGCTTTGCGAGGGCGGAAAGGGAGCTTGCCGAATCAGAAAACGAAGTCCGCCGTCTGGAGCAGTCGGCCAACCAGCTGGATCGCAGTATCGAAGCCAAGGAGCAAGCGTATGCGCAGTCCAGAAGGCTTCCCGGACAGGGGGAAGGAACGGGACTGAAAGATATGGACGCTGAAGCGCTCCAAGCCCTTTGGGTGAAGCTTCGTCGAGAATATGAGCAGTACAGGCAATTGGCGGCCCGCTTGGAATTTCAGCAACTTCGGCTGCAGGATTTGGGACTGGATGCGAAACCAAAAGCCGATCAGCCGCAAAAGCGGGCAAGCCGGAACCGGTCAAGCCCGGAATGGGCGGCAAGCAACGGCCAAAAAGTTGCGCTTTCGCCGCTGTCCCGGTTATGGCCTGCGGGAATTGTGCTGAACCTGCTGCTCCCGCTGCTGCTTTGGTATCCCGCGGATCAGCCGCTGGCAGCAGCGGCCGGCTTTTTCCTGCTGGCCGGTTTGAACGGCATGGCTTGGATGCGCAGGCGCATGGATGTGCAGGAGGAGCAAAGGCTCAAACGGGCGGCGATGTCCGTACGAAAAGAGACGGAGGAATTGCAGGGACGCTTGCCCGCGCTCAAACAGCAGCTGACTTATTTGCTGAATGAGCTGGTGGACCGCCGCGAAGCGGCTGCGGCTTTGAACGCGGAATCCGTGGAGAAGGAAAGCGCATGGGACGAGCTTCTGTCGTTGGAACTGGCGGATAGGCTGATGGAGAAGCTGGAGCAGGCGGTGGAAGTCCGCAAGCGGAGGCAAGCGGAATGGGACAGGCTGACCGCGGAGCTGCGGGAGCTTTACGATTCCAGGCGATCGCTGGAGGAGCAGCATGCGGCGGCGCGGAACGAATGGAGCCGCAGGCTCGGCAATGATGGCGAGCTGCACGCTGAATGGCGGTGCTGGATGGAGGAACGTCAGTTGTCTGCGGATCTGACGCCGGAGGCGGTGCTGGACATGATCCGGTATGCGGAGCAAGCGAGCCAGCTGCTTCAGCAAAAACGGAAAAACGAGGAAAGGCTCGCGTTTTTGCTGCGGCAGAACGAAGACTTCGAGCAGGAATGCGCGCTGCTTCCGGGACATGCGGCAGCCGCAGACCCGGCAGTGCATGTGAAGCGGGCGAAAGAAAAGCTGCTTGAAGCGCGGCGGCGCAGGGAGCATGAAGCGCGGCTGCGTGAGCAGCTTGGGGAGCTTGCCGGAGAGCGGGATTCCCTCCGTGCCGCGTTGGATTTAGCGGAAGAGCGCATCGGAGGATTGTGGACAGAAGCTGGAGCATCCGACGAAGAAGAGTTTCTGCGGCGGGCTCGCCAATTTGGCAGGTTTATGGAGCTGCAGCGTGAATATCGGGGACGGCATGTGCTTCTGGAGACGATTGCCGGGGAAAAGCGCAAGGAAGAGCTGATCTCGGCTTTAAGGGAGACTGATTTGAACGCGCTTGAACAGCGCATCGCCGAAATCAAGGAGCAGATTGGCGCCGCGGAAAATCGGCTGCATCATTTGCACGATCAACGGGGAGCTCTCCGCAGCGAAATGGAGCAGCTGGAGGCCGGGCGGGATCATGCCGACAAGCTGCAGGCAAGCCGGGAACGGGATGCCGGACTGCAGCAGCTGACGGCCCGCTGGGCCGTTTATGCGATGTGTGCCGAGCTGTTCAGGCACACTAAGGAAATCTATGAAAAAGAAAAACAGCCGAAAGTTCTGCAAAAAGCCTCCGAATACTTCCAACTGATGACGGGCGGGAAATACCGGCGAGTTCTGGCGCCGATCGGCACGAAGGAAATTCTGGCGGAGCGCGCGGACGGCGAGCGTTTGGATGCCTCATTTCTGAGCAGGGGTACGGCAGAACAACTGTATTTGTCGATGCGTTTTGCGATCGCCGATGTTTATGCGGATAAGACCTCAATTCCGGTGCTGATGGATGATATTTTCGTGAATTTCGATCCTGTCCGGCTGGGAAATGCTTCAGCCGTTCTGGGCAAAGCGGCAGAACGGCATCAGATTCTGCTGTTTACCTGCCATCCGCATGTAAGGGAGGCGGTTGCGGAACGTCATCCGGAATGCCAGGTTCTTGAGGTTTAG
- a CDS encoding sigma-70 family RNA polymerase sigma factor — protein MQHIPFPFQNEHREWEPHFCAFQAANERILRDPIIRRFLEDPEHVRLLCLYLFQSEPFHRQKLEEAFRRFYFEIRFVRYLTLMMRYRALDFHRIRTRWTSRMPLIYDRPPADRNSESWGEYLASKYAAQNEPTDPQTCNSPADFIQSLNNESLLSAFGRLTERQQLVTTLSFAAQLSDGEISRILGISQQAVNKTKIRSIHKMRREIQGKKQKNEKLS, from the coding sequence ATGCAGCACATACCATTTCCTTTTCAAAACGAGCATCGAGAATGGGAACCGCATTTCTGCGCTTTTCAGGCGGCGAACGAGCGCATTCTGCGAGACCCGATCATCCGCAGGTTTCTGGAGGACCCGGAGCATGTGCGCTTGTTGTGCCTGTATCTATTTCAGTCCGAGCCTTTTCACCGTCAAAAGCTGGAGGAAGCGTTTCGCCGGTTTTATTTTGAAATTCGGTTTGTCCGCTATTTGACCTTGATGATGCGCTATCGCGCACTCGATTTTCACCGCATCCGGACAAGATGGACATCACGTATGCCGCTTATTTATGACCGCCCGCCGGCCGATCGAAATTCAGAGAGTTGGGGTGAATATCTGGCTTCCAAGTATGCGGCGCAAAACGAGCCAACCGATCCACAAACCTGTAATTCACCGGCCGATTTCATTCAGTCGTTGAATAACGAAAGCTTGCTGTCGGCCTTCGGCCGGCTGACGGAACGCCAGCAGCTGGTGACAACCTTGTCTTTTGCCGCCCAGCTGTCCGACGGGGAAATCTCCCGTATTTTGGGAATCTCCCAGCAGGCCGTGAACAAAACAAAAATTCGGTCCATTCACAAAATGCGCCGTGAAATCCAGGGCAAAAAACAAAAGAACGAGAAGCTTTCATAG
- a CDS encoding glycosyltransferase family 4 protein, translating into MKVLQALFFPPEQPGGVSSMVPYIQERFDKLNWDMELFYIPKRVRMKGSEPVQFKTFDWTVYRGNAIVDKYIQTYKDYLWWTQMRIQKRYDLIHAHHPIAGMAMKRLFPETPVIITLHSSYETELILNGKISENGPEQAFLTSLYRELEANLDLILTASNSFKNYLSKYVEEPDKIEVIPNGFDENRFRPIVHENQVPQLISVCRLVPAKGLDILLQACSELKRRELAFVLHIIGDGPIRKELEQMAADLNIYHETIYYGYMLHPEEFMPFFDIFVLPSRAESFGSVFAEAALCRLAMVGTQVGGIVEQIDNGRNGLLVPVDDAQALADALETLMSDSELRNRLALAAREKAENDFSLNRVIEQLTVVYRRYS; encoded by the coding sequence ATGAAAGTACTGCAAGCGTTGTTTTTTCCGCCGGAGCAGCCGGGAGGCGTTTCCTCGATGGTGCCTTACATACAGGAGAGATTTGACAAGCTGAATTGGGATATGGAGCTGTTCTATATTCCCAAAAGGGTTCGGATGAAAGGAAGCGAGCCGGTTCAATTCAAAACCTTCGACTGGACCGTCTATCGTGGAAACGCAATTGTGGATAAATATATTCAGACGTACAAGGATTATTTGTGGTGGACACAGATGCGGATTCAAAAGCGGTATGATCTGATCCACGCCCATCATCCGATTGCGGGTATGGCGATGAAAAGGCTGTTTCCGGAAACTCCGGTGATCATCACGCTTCACTCCAGTTATGAAACGGAATTGATCCTGAACGGCAAAATTTCCGAGAACGGCCCCGAGCAGGCATTTCTCACTTCATTGTACCGGGAGCTTGAGGCGAATCTCGATCTGATTTTGACCGCTTCCAATTCCTTTAAGAACTATTTATCGAAATATGTGGAGGAGCCGGACAAAATCGAAGTCATTCCGAACGGATTTGACGAGAACCGGTTCCGTCCGATCGTCCATGAAAATCAGGTGCCCCAATTGATCAGCGTCTGCAGGCTCGTGCCGGCCAAAGGGCTGGATATTCTGCTTCAGGCGTGTTCGGAATTGAAGCGGAGAGAGCTTGCCTTCGTGCTCCATATCATCGGAGACGGCCCGATCCGGAAAGAGCTCGAGCAGATGGCAGCCGATTTGAACATTTATCATGAAACCATATATTACGGTTACATGCTTCATCCGGAAGAGTTCATGCCTTTCTTCGACATCTTCGTCCTGCCGTCCAGGGCCGAATCGTTCGGCTCGGTGTTTGCGGAAGCGGCGCTTTGCAGGCTGGCGATGGTCGGAACGCAAGTCGGCGGAATCGTCGAGCAGATCGACAACGGACGGAACGGGCTACTGGTGCCCGTCGACGATGCGCAGGCGCTGGCCGATGCGCTGGAGACGCTGATGAGCGATTCCGAGCTGCGAAACCGTTTGGCTCTGGCCGCCCGGGAAAAGGCGGAAAATGACTTTTCGCTGAACCGCGTGATTGAGCAGCTGACCGTAGTTTACCGGCGTTACTCCTGA
- a CDS encoding GGDEF domain-containing protein: MYISDLLYGSLGRIVATFSIIVIVLMMFLVSLRLYHSRRKKAYLSFAVSLLIIMIQYFLMSVWEISNHAMDTDSGYTAQLLQVVAFILMNMGIYQLYNASRRREFVLFYFFLASTAVIGALRFYFVRLEAEPTLQFLHFHNMWIEIYVLFLTFLSFYLIAPNVGQHIKYQFSLTVYFLVQAAHILNTYVMKQELAVFSVAENFLPIIYYITLFMIIFERVVELLQAVYTSAITDGLTGLFNRHYLINRIHQYVKEKKNISLIFGDIDNFKKLNDTSGHQTGDKILKQVARIMKEESEEVGIAGRYGGEEMVIVLTDTSLRVENLAERVRKRVEEETGITISLGYSKYRNGISAEELIKQADQAMYHSKKTGKNKVTGFPQKSLAH, encoded by the coding sequence ATGTATATCTCCGACCTGCTTTACGGATCGTTGGGGCGGATCGTCGCCACTTTTTCGATCATTGTCATCGTGTTGATGATGTTCCTTGTTTCACTTCGCTTGTATCACAGCAGACGGAAAAAAGCCTATTTATCGTTTGCCGTTTCTTTGCTGATCATCATGATCCAATACTTCCTGATGTCCGTTTGGGAAATCAGCAACCATGCAATGGATACCGACTCAGGCTACACGGCGCAGCTGTTGCAGGTCGTCGCTTTCATTCTGATGAACATGGGCATCTATCAGCTCTATAACGCCTCCCGAAGACGGGAATTCGTGCTGTTCTATTTTTTTCTGGCAAGCACGGCTGTAATCGGCGCGCTGCGTTTTTATTTCGTCCGCTTGGAAGCGGAACCAACCTTGCAATTCCTCCATTTTCATAATATGTGGATTGAAATCTATGTGCTTTTCCTGACATTTCTCTCCTTCTATCTGATCGCTCCGAATGTCGGGCAGCACATCAAGTACCAGTTCAGTCTTACCGTCTACTTCCTGGTTCAGGCCGCGCATATCTTGAATACATACGTGATGAAGCAGGAGCTGGCCGTTTTTTCCGTCGCCGAAAATTTCCTGCCCATCATCTACTATATCACGTTATTCATGATCATATTCGAACGTGTCGTGGAGCTGCTCCAGGCCGTGTATACTTCGGCGATTACGGACGGATTGACCGGCCTGTTCAACCGGCATTACCTGATCAACCGGATCCACCAATACGTCAAGGAGAAGAAAAACATCTCGCTGATCTTCGGCGATATCGATAATTTCAAAAAATTGAACGATACGAGTGGCCATCAGACCGGGGACAAGATCCTGAAGCAGGTCGCAAGGATCATGAAGGAAGAAAGCGAAGAAGTAGGGATAGCGGGCAGATACGGAGGCGAGGAGATGGTCATCGTCTTGACGGATACCTCCCTGCGGGTGGAAAATCTGGCGGAGCGGGTCCGCAAAAGAGTGGAGGAAGAGACCGGCATTACGATCAGCCTCGGATACAGCAAATACAGAAACGGCATTTCCGCCGAGGAACTGATCAAACAAGCCGACCAGGCCATGTACCATTCGAAAAAAACCGGCAAAAACAAGGTCACCGGTTTTCCCCAGAAATCCTTAGCCCATTGA
- a CDS encoding helix-turn-helix domain-containing protein, whose product MAFYSDLRNLRKSKGFTIREVANRSGVSTAYISQLENGNRGIPSPEILMRLSDGLNISYTDLMAMAGYLKDPSEPYDVQRHPLNLRRLLRENDLSFDGRLLTPEDKEWVERMLTVLFWKDSRHKD is encoded by the coding sequence ATGGCGTTTTACAGCGATTTGCGCAATTTACGAAAAAGCAAAGGCTTTACCATCCGTGAAGTCGCCAATCGTTCGGGCGTTTCAACGGCCTATATCTCGCAGTTGGAGAACGGCAACCGGGGAATTCCTTCCCCTGAAATCCTGATGAGGCTGTCCGACGGGTTGAATATTTCCTATACGGACCTGATGGCCATGGCTGGATATCTGAAGGACCCGTCCGAGCCTTATGACGTTCAGCGGCATCCGCTCAATCTGCGCCGGCTGCTGCGAGAGAATGATTTGAGCTTTGACGGAAGACTGCTGACCCCAGAGGATAAGGAATGGGTTGAACGCATGTTGACCGTCCTTTTCTGGAAAGACAGCAGGCATAAAGATTGA
- a CDS encoding glucose 1-dehydrogenase gives MRKVAAITGGAQGIGRAAALAFAEEGYAVAVADIDKEAGFEIVRFLHQAGGTAMFMHVDIADEASVKRWMNMIIKEFGRIDVLMNNAGIGKNSPMLELPLADFDRVIAVNLRGTFLCSQQAASYMRKQGKGAIINIASTRGLMSEAGTEAYSASKGGILALTHAMAVSLGHYGIRVNAISPGWIETADWQLSTRAKKPQHSERDRMQHPVGRVGTPEDIAQACLFLSSDKAGFITGQNLVVDGGMTIKMIYE, from the coding sequence ATGCGCAAAGTTGCTGCCATTACTGGGGGCGCTCAAGGGATTGGGAGAGCGGCGGCGCTTGCATTCGCCGAGGAAGGCTACGCTGTCGCCGTCGCAGACATTGACAAGGAGGCCGGTTTTGAAATCGTCCGGTTTCTTCATCAGGCGGGCGGAACCGCCATGTTCATGCACGTCGACATTGCCGACGAAGCTTCGGTCAAGCGCTGGATGAACATGATCATCAAGGAGTTCGGCAGAATCGATGTTCTGATGAACAATGCCGGAATCGGCAAAAACAGCCCGATGCTGGAGCTGCCGCTGGCCGATTTCGACAGGGTGATCGCCGTCAACCTCCGCGGCACCTTTCTCTGCTCGCAGCAGGCGGCAAGCTATATGCGCAAGCAGGGTAAAGGGGCGATCATCAACATCGCCTCCACCCGCGGCCTCATGTCGGAAGCCGGAACGGAAGCCTATTCCGCTTCCAAAGGCGGCATTCTGGCACTGACCCACGCCATGGCTGTCAGTCTCGGCCACTACGGAATCCGAGTCAACGCGATTAGTCCGGGATGGATCGAAACGGCGGATTGGCAGTTATCGACGAGAGCCAAGAAGCCGCAGCATTCGGAACGCGACAGGATGCAGCATCCCGTCGGACGGGTCGGCACGCCGGAGGACATTGCCCAAGCCTGCTTGTTTTTGTCCTCCGACAAAGCCGGATTTATTACGGGGCAAAATCTGGTCGTCGATGGAGGCATGACGATCAAGATGATCTATGAATGA
- a CDS encoding YvrJ family protein produces the protein MVPSNEQWDWIAQVIANMGFPAVITFFLLASFQKRIDRLNVKLTELMQLIRDGRKR, from the coding sequence ATGGTTCCGTCTAATGAACAATGGGATTGGATCGCCCAGGTGATTGCCAATATGGGATTTCCGGCGGTGATCACGTTTTTTCTGCTGGCGAGTTTCCAAAAACGGATTGACCGGTTGAACGTCAAGTTGACGGAATTGATGCAGTTGATTCGTGATGGAAGGAAGAGATAG
- a CDS encoding L-fuculose-phosphate aldolase: MLLFQERELITEYGKKLIGSGLTKGTGGNISIFNRTENLMAITPSGLDYDKTKPEDIVIMDLNGNLIEGSRKPSSELEMHSIFYRQRDDIHAMVHTHSPFASTIAALNWDLPAASYLVAYAGKNVRCAKYATFGTKELAVNAFEAMRERKAVLLANHGLLVGAKDLHNAFNVAEEIEYSAEIYYRAKCIGDPVILPDEEMEVLIEKFTTYGQK, encoded by the coding sequence ATGTTATTGTTTCAGGAAAGGGAGCTCATAACAGAATACGGGAAAAAGCTGATCGGCAGCGGTTTGACAAAAGGCACCGGAGGAAACATCAGCATCTTCAATCGGACGGAAAACCTCATGGCGATAACCCCAAGCGGACTGGATTATGATAAGACGAAGCCAGAAGATATCGTCATCATGGATCTAAACGGAAATCTCATTGAGGGAAGCAGAAAACCCTCCAGCGAGCTTGAAATGCACAGCATCTTTTATAGGCAAAGAGACGACATCCATGCCATGGTGCATACCCATTCTCCCTTTGCATCCACCATTGCGGCGCTGAATTGGGATTTGCCTGCGGCATCCTATTTGGTTGCTTATGCGGGCAAGAACGTCAGATGCGCGAAATATGCGACCTTCGGAACCAAGGAATTGGCGGTCAACGCTTTTGAAGCCATGCGGGAAAGAAAAGCGGTGCTGCTGGCCAATCATGGCCTGCTGGTCGGAGCGAAGGATTTGCATAATGCGTTTAATGTGGCTGAGGAAATCGAATACAGTGCGGAAATTTATTATCGCGCCAAGTGTATAGGGGATCCTGTCATTCTGCCGGATGAGGAAATGGAAGTTTTGATTGAAAAATTTACGACGTACGGACAAAAATGA
- a CDS encoding helix-turn-helix domain-containing protein: MTEFYQLIIKAREGDQEAWMTIIDRFSPLIRKTRREARQQERDDLEQELKEKIISIILTYDVDNLPSFSDFCEHILSESEDRFTNPK, encoded by the coding sequence TTGACCGAGTTTTACCAGCTGATCATTAAAGCGCGTGAAGGCGATCAGGAGGCTTGGATGACCATCATCGACAGATTTTCCCCCTTGATCCGGAAGACGCGGCGGGAAGCCCGCCAGCAGGAACGGGACGATCTTGAACAGGAGCTGAAGGAAAAAATCATCTCGATCATTTTGACATATGATGTTGACAATCTTCCTTCTTTCAGTGATTTTTGCGAGCATATTCTCTCTGAGAGCGAAGACCGATTCACAAATCCAAAATGA